DNA sequence from the Sphingomonas taxi genome:
ATGCCGGCGAGCTCAACGACGCGCTCAGCCGGATCGGTTTCCGCCGGTCGCAGGGCGTCGCTTATCGTCCGTCGTGCGCGGGCTGCACCGCCTGCGTCTCGGTGCGGATCGTCACGCAGGAATTCGCGCCCAACGCCAGCCAGCGCAAGCTGCTGCGCCGGAACGGCGATCTCGAGATCGCCGTCTGCCGTCCGTGGGCGACCGACGAGCAGTTCCAGTTGCTCCGCCGCTATCTCGCCGCGCGCCATCCCGGCGGCGGCATGGCCGGGATGGACGAGGACGATTACGCCGACATGATCGAGCATTCGCCGGTCAATTCGATGATCGTCGAATATCGCACCCGCACCACCGACGGATCGCGCGGCGAACTGGTCGGCGCCTGCCTCACCGATCGGCAGGCGGACGGATTGTCGATGATCTACAGCTTCTTCGCCGCCGACGAGGAGGGGGCGGAGGCGCGTCCGGGACTCGGCAACGTCATCATCATGGATCACATCGCCCGCGCCCGCGATGCCGGGCTGCCGTTCGTCTATCTCGGCTATTGGGTGAAGGGCTCGGCGCGCATGGCGTATAAGACGCGCTATCGCCCGCTCGAAGTGCTCGGGCCGAACGGCTGGCGGCTGCTCACCGAGGAGGATGTCGTCGCCGCGCCGGCGCGCGAGCCGGCGCTCGCCCCCGCCTGACCGGGCGGATCAGCCCGGGTCGGTCTCTTCGCCGACCGTCGCGCCGGCGGTGACGAAGCGCTGCGGCGCGACGCTGCCGAGATGGACGCGCACCCCCGCGGCGACGGTGATCCGCGGCGCGGCGACCGCGTTCGCAATCGCTGCGGGGGCGGTGGCGGTGGCGGCGGGCGCATCGGGGCGGACGATCGCCGCCACCTGACCGCGGTGCACGGTGACGCCGCCATCCGCGCCGCTGTCACGATACAGCGCCGCGGTCTGCGCCGCCGCGTCGGTGACATCGGGTTGCAACGGCAGCGGCTCGACGCCGGCATAAGCGGCGCGAAAGCTCAACGCGCCCTCCATCGCCCCGCGCCAGCGGTAGAAGATATGCGCGCCGACCGCGCCGATCCGCGCGAGGCTCGACGCCCACCACGGCAGGATCGCATTGGTGTGATAGAAGGTCGCGGCGCCGATCGGCGCATAGACGCTGCCCGCCAGCGCCGCCTCGGCCACCGCGCGTGCGCGCTGCCAGGCGGCGGGATCGCGGCGATAGGCCATCGATCCGTCGCAGGTGAAGGAGAATTGGCAGCCGGTGCGTCGCTGCGATCCCTGGAACACCACGCCGCAGACGCTGTGCGGGAAGGCGCGGTCGCGCACCCGGTTGAGCACCACCTGCGCCACCGCGCGCTGGCCGTCGAGCGGCTCCGAGCGCGCTTCATAATAGACCGCGGCGGTCAGGCAGTCGGCGGCGCGTGCCGCATCGTCCTGGCTCTGCGCCTGCGCGAGGAAGGCGGGCGCGGCCTGTACGAACGCCGGCGCCGCCTCGTCGGCGACGGAGGCGCGCAGCGTCGCGGGCAAACCCGCGAGCCCCGGCGTATCGAGCGCCAAAGCGTGGAGCAACTGCCGCGGGCTCGCCACCGGCTGCGCCTGTGCGCCGGCGGTCGCCGCCTCGCGGTGCGGCGCGCACGACGAGGTGACCAGCAATGCCAGCCCCAGGAAGCCCCGTTCGATCATCGAAGTCCGCCAGCGTCTCACGCGACCGGCGATAAACGCCCCGACTTATGATCGGGTTAACCGGGACATACCCGAATCCACCCCGTCACCCCGTCACCCCGGCCCTGAGCCGGGGTCCCGCTTCCTTGGACGGTGAGGAAGCGGGATGCCGGATCAAGTCCGGCATGACGGGGAAAGAGAGGCCCGAAGGATCGACATCACGCCAGCGTGCGCACCTTCGATTCGCGATCCCAATAGCGCTGCTTCGCCGCCTCGACGAAGCCGCCGAGATCGGTGACGCCCTCGTCCGCCTCGACGCCGGCCTTGTCGAGCAGCGGCTTGGCCTCGGCGTTGAACCCGATCGCCTTGAGATGGCCGAATGCGTCCATCACCCATTGCACCGCCGCGGCTTCCTTGACGAGCTTGGCGGTCGCCGCCTCCGACAGGATGACCGCACAGGCGTCGAGCGTCGCCGAAGGCTGGCCGAACAGCTGCGAGTCCGCCGCCACCGACGAGCCGTCCGACAGCGGCACCTTGCCGACCTTGGGCGCGACCAGCACCGCGCGGCCGCCGGCTTCCTTCACCGCATCCTTGAGCGAGGAAAGCGCCCCGGCATCGCTGCCGTCGGCGATGAGGATACCGACCGAACGGCCCTCCAGCGTATGCCGTTCGAGCGGCCCACGGATGATCCGCAGCGCCGGCGACGGGTCCATGTCGAGCACCGGTGCCGCGGTCGGCGAGGCCGGCGGCAGGTCCATCGCCAGCCCGTCGGCGACGCGCGCGGCGAGGTCCTCGTCGACGTTGCGCAAATTGGCCATCATCGCCGTGCGGATATGCTCCAGCCCGACCTTCGACAGTTCGAACACCAATGCCGAGGCGATATGCGCCTGTTCCGCCGGATCCATCGAGCGGAAGAACAGCCGCGCCTGGCTGTAGTGATCGGCGAAGCTCTCCGGCCGGATGCGCAGCTTCTGCCCCTCTTCCTCCGACGGGAAGGTCTTGTAGCCCTTGTCCGGATCCTCGCGCGCGCCGGCTTCCTCGCCGACCTTGGCGAGGCTGTTGGGCTCGTAATTGGCGCGACCCTTGGGCACCGCCATCTGCATGTGACCGTCGCGCTGCTGGTTCAGGAACGGGCAGCCCGCCGCCGCCGCACGGCCCTTGGCCGAATTGATCGGCAGCTGGTGGAAGTTGACCGAGCCCAGCCGCGACAGCTGCGTGTCGGTATAGGAGAACAGCCGTCCCTGGAGCAGCGGATCGTTGGAGAAGCCGATGCCGGGAACGACATGGCTCGGCACGAACGCCGCCTGTTCGGTCTCGGCGAAGAAATTGTCGGGATAGCGATCGAGCACCATCCGGCCGACGATCTTCACCGGCAGCACTTCCTCGGGGATGATCTTGGTCGCGTCGAGCACGTCATAGGGCTGGCTGTTGGCGAACTCTTCGTCGAACAGCTGCACGCCGAGGTCCCACGTCGGGAAGTCGCCGCGATCGATGCTCTCGAACAGGTTGCGACGCTGGAAGTCCGGATCGGCGCCCGCCACCTTGACCGTCTCGTCCCAGATCGTCGAGGCGAGGCCCGCCTTCGGCTTCCAGTGGAACTTGACGAAGGTGCTCTTCCCCTCCTTGTTGATGAAGCGGAAGGTGTGGACGCCGAACCCCTCCATATTGGCGAAGGTGCGCGGCAGCGTGCGGTCCGACATCGCCCACATGATCATATGGGTCGATTCGGGCATCAGGCTGATGAAGTCCCAGAAGGTGTCGTGCGCGGTCGCCGCCTGCGGATAGCCGCGATCGGCCTCCATCTTGGCGGCGTGGATCAGGTCGGGGAATTTGATCGCATCCTGGATGAAGAACACCGGGATGTTGTTGCCGACGAGATCCCAATTGCCTTCGCGCGTGTAGAATTTCACCGCGAAGCCGCGCACGTCGCGCGGCGTGTCGACCGACCCGGCGCCGCCCGCGACGGTCGAGAAGCGGGTGAACACCTCGGTGCGCTGGCCCTTCTTCTGGAACATGTCGGCGACGGTGATGTCGGCGAGGCTCTCGGTACATTCGAAATAGCCGTGCGCCGCCGAGCCGCGGGCGTGGACGATCCGCTCGGGGATACGCTCGTGATCGAAATGGTTGATCTTCTCGCGATAGACCTCGTCCTCGAGCAGGACGGGGCCGCGCGCGCCGGCCTTGAGCTGGTTCTGGTTGTCGCTGACCGGGGTGCCGTGGTTGGTGGTCAGCACCGGATGATCGGCATCGGTGGTCTGATGCGTCTCGCCGCCGTTGCCGGGGTTCAGGAGCGTATCGGTCATGGGGGTGTCTCGCATCGAAGGGATGGTTCCCGCTCTCAACGAAGCTGGCCTGCGTCAGTGCCTTCGCGCCGGAAACTTTCGCAGAAGCCGGCCGCAATTCCTCCCCGTCAGGGCAGGGCCATCGCATAGGGACGTAGGTGTAAGTCGCTCGTGCTCCAAACCCACCCCGTCACCCCGGACTCGTTCCGGGGTCCACCCCGCGGCGAGGAGGAAGGCTTGGTTCGACACCCTGCTCTTGCGGCCCGGTGGACCCCGGAACAAGTCCGGGGTGGCGGGGGAAGCTTGGAAGACGACAGGCTCGCACGAGCGGCCAGATGCGACAGCCCCGCTATCGCGAGCGAGGAATTGCGCGATGGGACAGGCCGCTATTGCGCCGCCGACACCGTCACCGCGACGTCGAGTTCCTCCTCGCCCTCGCCGAGCCGCGATCCCGCCACCGGCGCCGCGCCGGAGGCGTCGAGCGCCGCCGCGACGCGCACGCTCTCTTCCTGCGGCGACCGGCCGGTGAACGGATCGAAGCCGACCCAGCCGAGCCCGTCGACATGCGCTTCCGCCCAGCCGTGCGGCGTCGGCCGCAGCGAACCCTCGACCACGCTATACCCCGACACGTAGCGTGCCGGCAGGCCGAGCGATCGCGCCGCCACGGTGAAGATCTGCGCCAGGTCGCGCGAGGTCGCCGCCGGGCGCGCGAACGCCGCCGCGGCGCTCAATCCCGGCTCGGGCCGCGTGCGATCGACCGCGAAGCGGGCGTTCACCGCGCGGTTGAGCGCGTGCAGCTTGCCCACCGCGCCGTCCGCCGCGCCGGTCGCCTCGGCGGCGAACGCCGCGATATCCGGATCGCGCGGCGTCGCCTCGGTCGCGCGCAGGAACACCGCCGGCGGCAGCACCTCGTTGACGCCGCGCACGACGCCGTCGGAATGGCTGGTCAGCACCTCGCCACGCACCGCGATCTCGATATCGGCGATCGGCCCTTCGGCATACAGCATCGTGACCGCATTGCCGAAGCCGTCGCGCCCGCGCCGCATCCTGGCGTCGCAATCGACGTCGATCCGCCAGCGCGCCACCGTCTGGTCGTGGCTGTTCTCCGGCGTCATGCGCAGCATCTGGACCAGCCGGCTCTGCGGCTCGCTGAAGCGATAGACGGTGCGGTGATCGATCGACAGGCGCATCAGACGAACCGGAACTGGCGGCCGATCGCCTCGTGCAACTGGCCGTTCTCGCGGATGAAGGCCTGCAGATATTGGTGCAGGCCGCTGGCGATCACCTCGCCCGAGCGGGTGCGGCCGAGCCGCGCCGCGCGCATCCGCGCCATCCGATCCGCCTCGCCATGGCTGCCGGTGCGTTCGGCGAGCAGGCCGAGGATGTCGACGGTGATCTCCGACGAGGCGACGAGGCTGCGCGGCAGCTCGCGGCTGGCGATCAGCAGGTCGATGACGTTGGCCGGCGTCAGCCCGTCCGAATAAAGCCAGCGATAGGCGGTGACCGCCGACACGGTCTGGAGGATCGTCGTCCACTGGTCGCGATCGACGACGCCGCCGACCGTCTCGCCCTCGGGCAGCAGGATATGGTATTTGACGTCGAGCAGCCGCGCGCTGTTGTCGGCGCGCTCGACCGCCTGTCCCAGCCGGATGAACCAGTGCGACTGGTTGCGCAGCATCTGGTGCACCGCGCCCTCGAAGCCGCGCGTCTCGTTCTTCACCGCCTCGACGAGGCTCAGCGTGGCCTGCGTCTCGCCGATCCGGTGACGGTTCTCGA
Encoded proteins:
- a CDS encoding alpha-E domain-containing protein, with amino-acid sequence MLSRTASSLYWLGRYIERADFFARLIEATVRLDVMSSRPAGEVAWSSALAVTDTEADFAAHGGELTQSDVVRFLTLDTSHGGSVIRCLDRARNNAKAVRTALSREAWTAINRAWLVFENRHRIGETQATLSLVEAVKNETRGFEGAVHQMLRNQSHWFIRLGQAVERADNSARLLDVKYHILLPEGETVGGVVDRDQWTTILQTVSAVTAYRWLYSDGLTPANVIDLLIASRELPRSLVASSEITVDILGLLAERTGSHGEADRMARMRAARLGRTRSGEVIASGLHQYLQAFIRENGQLHEAIGRQFRFV
- a CDS encoding catalase, which encodes MTDTLLNPGNGGETHQTTDADHPVLTTNHGTPVSDNQNQLKAGARGPVLLEDEVYREKINHFDHERIPERIVHARGSAAHGYFECTESLADITVADMFQKKGQRTEVFTRFSTVAGGAGSVDTPRDVRGFAVKFYTREGNWDLVGNNIPVFFIQDAIKFPDLIHAAKMEADRGYPQAATAHDTFWDFISLMPESTHMIMWAMSDRTLPRTFANMEGFGVHTFRFINKEGKSTFVKFHWKPKAGLASTIWDETVKVAGADPDFQRRNLFESIDRGDFPTWDLGVQLFDEEFANSQPYDVLDATKIIPEEVLPVKIVGRMVLDRYPDNFFAETEQAAFVPSHVVPGIGFSNDPLLQGRLFSYTDTQLSRLGSVNFHQLPINSAKGRAAAAGCPFLNQQRDGHMQMAVPKGRANYEPNSLAKVGEEAGAREDPDKGYKTFPSEEEGQKLRIRPESFADHYSQARLFFRSMDPAEQAHIASALVFELSKVGLEHIRTAMMANLRNVDEDLAARVADGLAMDLPPASPTAAPVLDMDPSPALRIIRGPLERHTLEGRSVGILIADGSDAGALSSLKDAVKEAGGRAVLVAPKVGKVPLSDGSSVAADSQLFGQPSATLDACAVILSEAATAKLVKEAAAVQWVMDAFGHLKAIGFNAEAKPLLDKAGVEADEGVTDLGGFVEAAKQRYWDRESKVRTLA
- a CDS encoding arginyltransferase, which produces MTAPFRFPRFFVTTPAPCPYLPGRQERKVFTELSGPHAGELNDALSRIGFRRSQGVAYRPSCAGCTACVSVRIVTQEFAPNASQRKLLRRNGDLEIAVCRPWATDEQFQLLRRYLAARHPGGGMAGMDEDDYADMIEHSPVNSMIVEYRTRTTDGSRGELVGACLTDRQADGLSMIYSFFAADEEGAEARPGLGNVIIMDHIARARDAGLPFVYLGYWVKGSARMAYKTRYRPLEVLGPNGWRLLTEEDVVAAPAREPALAPA
- a CDS encoding transglutaminase family protein — translated: MRLSIDHRTVYRFSEPQSRLVQMLRMTPENSHDQTVARWRIDVDCDARMRRGRDGFGNAVTMLYAEGPIADIEIAVRGEVLTSHSDGVVRGVNEVLPPAVFLRATEATPRDPDIAAFAAEATGAADGAVGKLHALNRAVNARFAVDRTRPEPGLSAAAAFARPAATSRDLAQIFTVAARSLGLPARYVSGYSVVEGSLRPTPHGWAEAHVDGLGWVGFDPFTGRSPQEESVRVAAALDASGAAPVAGSRLGEGEEELDVAVTVSAAQ
- a CDS encoding cell wall hydrolase — translated: MRRWRTSMIERGFLGLALLVTSSCAPHREAATAGAQAQPVASPRQLLHALALDTPGLAGLPATLRASVADEAAPAFVQAAPAFLAQAQSQDDAARAADCLTAAVYYEARSEPLDGQRAVAQVVLNRVRDRAFPHSVCGVVFQGSQRRTGCQFSFTCDGSMAYRRDPAAWQRARAVAEAALAGSVYAPIGAATFYHTNAILPWWASSLARIGAVGAHIFYRWRGAMEGALSFRAAYAGVEPLPLQPDVTDAAAQTAALYRDSGADGGVTVHRGQVAAIVRPDAPAATATAPAAIANAVAAPRITVAAGVRVHLGSVAPQRFVTAGATVGEETDPG